From the Eremothecium cymbalariae DBVPG#7215 chromosome 6, complete sequence genome, one window contains:
- a CDS encoding uncharacterized protein (similar to Ashbya gossypii AFR032W): MSTSVTECPHCSGKLRKCLIQQNFSIVICPNEECMYPFSDTDIINHIVQTNDKEILEAAKARLTNNKLLDSMGDNNTIVE; encoded by the coding sequence ATGTCTACTTCAGTAACTGAGTGTCCACATTGTAGTGGCAAGTTACGGAAATGTTTAATTCAGCAAAACTTCAGTATTGTTATTTGCCCTAACGAGGAATGCATGTATCCATTCAGCGACACTGATATAATCAACCACATAGTTCAGACAAATGACAAAGAGATACTAGAGGCTGCAAAGGCTAGATTAACCAATAATAAACTACTTGATAGCATGGGTGATAATAA